In Streptomyces sp. NBC_01717, one DNA window encodes the following:
- a CDS encoding cytochrome P450 translates to MTTPFHYEPGAATGPVPPPECPAHGLGVGPGGLRRFYGPEAERDPAGLYDKLRAEHGTVAPILLHGDVPAWLVLGHSENLHMTRTPSQFSRDSRRWRALQDGSVAPDHPLAPIFTWQPVCVFADGDTHERLRGAVTDSMARIDHRGVRRHINRFSNRLVNDFCQEGRVDLVSRFAEQLPMMVMCAILGMPEEYNDRMVQAARDMTRGTATAVASNAYVVAALSRLVQRRRTEPASDFATWLVEHPAGMTDTEVTEHLRLILIAAYEATANLIANVLRMVLTDPRFRARLSGGHMTVPEAVEQTLWDEPPFTAVFGRWAVGDTELGGQRIKEGDALIVGIAPANTDPVVRPDLTANMEGNRSHLAFSGGPHECPGQDIGRAIADVGVDALLMRLPDLELAVDESELQWIGNIMSRHLVELPADFAARPPQDDDEPPSTGRRDPERENWEVQSPVGHTPPATVRTPAPLPAPAGAGVQAAAPGGAGAVQGGGVQTETAPDDTAAGQSAAGRIPRQRRPAAPARLWRAVTRWWSGY, encoded by the coding sequence GTGACAACCCCTTTCCACTACGAGCCCGGCGCGGCCACGGGGCCGGTTCCACCGCCCGAGTGCCCGGCCCACGGCCTCGGTGTCGGACCCGGCGGGCTGCGCCGGTTCTACGGCCCCGAGGCGGAGCGGGACCCCGCAGGGCTGTACGACAAGCTGCGCGCCGAACACGGCACGGTGGCACCGATCCTGCTGCACGGGGACGTACCCGCCTGGCTGGTGCTCGGGCACAGCGAGAACCTGCACATGACCCGCACCCCCTCGCAGTTCTCCCGCGACTCCCGGCGCTGGCGGGCCCTGCAGGACGGCAGTGTCGCCCCGGACCACCCGCTGGCCCCGATCTTCACCTGGCAGCCGGTGTGCGTGTTCGCCGACGGCGATACCCATGAACGGCTGCGCGGCGCCGTCACCGACAGCATGGCGCGCATCGACCACCGCGGGGTGCGCCGTCACATCAACCGCTTCAGCAACCGCCTCGTCAACGACTTCTGCCAGGAAGGCCGTGTCGACCTGGTCAGCCGGTTCGCCGAGCAGCTGCCGATGATGGTGATGTGCGCGATCCTCGGCATGCCCGAGGAGTACAACGACCGCATGGTGCAGGCCGCCCGCGACATGACCCGGGGCACGGCGACCGCTGTCGCGAGCAACGCCTATGTCGTCGCCGCGCTGAGCCGGCTGGTCCAACGGCGCCGGACCGAACCCGCCTCCGACTTCGCCACCTGGCTCGTCGAGCATCCCGCGGGAATGACCGACACCGAGGTCACCGAGCATCTGCGGCTGATCCTCATCGCCGCGTACGAGGCGACCGCCAACCTGATCGCCAACGTGCTCCGCATGGTGCTCACCGACCCGCGGTTCCGGGCAAGGCTCAGCGGCGGCCACATGACGGTGCCGGAGGCGGTCGAGCAGACGCTGTGGGACGAGCCGCCGTTCACCGCGGTGTTCGGCCGCTGGGCGGTCGGCGACACGGAGCTCGGCGGCCAGCGCATCAAGGAGGGTGACGCGCTGATCGTCGGCATCGCACCCGCCAACACGGACCCGGTGGTACGGCCCGATCTCACCGCCAACATGGAGGGCAACCGCTCCCACCTCGCGTTCAGTGGCGGCCCGCACGAATGCCCCGGCCAGGACATCGGGCGAGCGATCGCGGACGTCGGTGTCGACGCCCTGCTGATGCGCCTGCCGGACCTCGAACTGGCCGTCGACGAGAGCGAGCTGCAGTGGATCGGGAACATCATGTCCCGGCATCTCGTGGAACTGCCCGCGGACTTCGCCGCCCGCCCGCCGCAGGACGACGACGAACCCCCGTCGACGGGCCGGCGTGACCCGGAGCGCGAGAACTGGGAAGTTCAGTCGCCGGTCGGGCACACGCCGCCCGCGACGGTGCGTACTCCGGCACCCTTGCCCGCTCCGGCCGGTGCGGGGGTGCAGGCCGCCGCCCCAGGCGGGGCCGGTGCCGTGCAGGGGGGCGGGGTGCAGACCGAGACGGCGCCCGACGACACGGCCGCGGGGCAGTCGGCAGCCGGCCGGATCCCGCGTCAGCGCAGGCCCGCCGCACCGGCGAGGCTGTGGCGCGCGGTGACGCGCTGGTGGAGCGGCTACTGA
- a CDS encoding GTP-binding protein, producing the protein MDFRNSDTITGPRTEDILPTTATAAVKVVIVGGFGVGKTTMVGSVSEIRPLTTEETMTQAGVGVDDNFGVESKTATTVAMDFGRISISDELILYLFGTPGQERFWFLWNGLFEGALGAVVLIDTRRLEVSFDVIGRLEERGVPFVVAVNTFPDAPKHPVEALRSALDLPDEVPMIDCDARLRASSRDVLMTLMRYLHSLAVPLG; encoded by the coding sequence ATGGACTTCAGAAACTCTGACACGATCACCGGCCCCAGGACCGAGGACATCCTGCCCACCACGGCCACGGCGGCCGTGAAGGTGGTGATAGTCGGTGGGTTCGGGGTCGGCAAGACGACCATGGTCGGTTCCGTCAGCGAGATCCGGCCCCTGACCACCGAAGAGACCATGACCCAGGCCGGCGTCGGCGTGGACGACAACTTCGGGGTGGAGAGCAAGACCGCCACCACCGTCGCCATGGACTTCGGCCGGATCAGCATCAGCGACGAGCTGATCCTCTACCTCTTCGGCACCCCGGGCCAGGAACGCTTCTGGTTCCTGTGGAACGGCCTCTTCGAGGGCGCGCTCGGCGCCGTCGTCCTCATCGACACCCGACGTCTCGAAGTCAGCTTCGACGTGATCGGGCGTCTGGAGGAGCGCGGCGTCCCGTTCGTCGTCGCCGTCAACACCTTCCCGGACGCCCCGAAGCACCCGGTCGAGGCATTGCGCAGCGCCCTGGACCTGCCGGACGAGGTTCCGATGATCGACTGCGACGCCAGACTGCGCGCGTCCAGCCGCGATGTGCTGATGACCCTGATGCGCTATCTGCACAGCCTGGCCGTCCCGCTCGGCTGA
- a CDS encoding DUF742 domain-containing protein, with translation MSSPRRERRKADPALSDPERLYVITGDPDGSERASLDLVTMIVAKAEPKPTVQPEQAVILRLCQAPLSVAEISAYLSLPFSVVTSLLTDLLTTELIESRAPIVRATLPDRSLLEAVMHGLQKL, from the coding sequence CCGGCACTGAGCGATCCGGAACGGCTGTACGTGATCACCGGCGATCCCGACGGCAGCGAGCGGGCCTCGCTCGACCTGGTCACGATGATCGTCGCGAAGGCGGAACCGAAGCCGACGGTCCAGCCCGAACAGGCCGTGATCCTGCGGCTCTGCCAGGCGCCGTTATCCGTCGCCGAGATCTCGGCCTACCTCAGCCTGCCGTTCAGCGTGGTGACTTCGCTCCTCACCGATCTCCTCACGACCGAACTGATCGAATCGCGCGCGCCCATCGTCCGCGCCACACTCCCGGACAGGTCTCTTCTCGAAGCGGTGATGCATGGACTTCAGAAACTCTGA